CTCACATTCCTTTTACAAAAAGTGCCGGTTTAAATAAAGGTAGTGACTGGTATGCAGTAGAAGGAATTGGAGATTTTGAGTTCTATTGGGACAATGGAATATTAAACGGCAATTTTTTGGACTATTTTAAAAGAGCTCAGTTAATTTATATGCCCGATAAACAGCTCAATAGAAAACTGAACCTTTGGTATAAAACAAAGAAAATTAATGGCATACCATTCGAAGCTTTTTTTAAAGACAAAGGTTTGGACAACACAAATTTGAAAGCGATATTATAGCGAGCAATACCCAATATTTCATTGACGTTACACCTTGGAAATCCAATTGTCTTCTAAAACATTGGATGACGAAATAAAAATAGGAAACGATAGGAAACATAGAAACTACTATACAAATAAACGCTAAGTGAAAGGGTCTGATGAGAATTAGGCCCTTTTGACGTAAAAAGCCACGTCTCACGACGTGGCCTTAATAAACATATTATTCATTAGTTGTCTGCTACCGATTTGCCCGAGTAGACAACTAGTTATTAGATACTATTTATACGAATTGATTGATTTGGATACTTTCCAGTCATTGCCCACGCGCTCCAAAGTAACTAAATCTGTTTTGGTGAAATTTTCAAATTTTAGAGTCACTTTAGAAACCATATAGTCTGCCGATTCCTCGATGATATCAGAGCTTACTGTACAGTTTAGCTTTTCGCCTTTTTGTTTTTTCAAGGATTTAACAACTTCGCTACGGTTGTTAGACTGCGCGTTGGTAGCTTGGATCTTTTGATTAAAATCTTCGGCGAACAATTGCTCTACTCCTGCTGATTCGCCCTCCGTAGTTACCGCCACATAGTGCGCTAAAGCGAAGTCTGCTGTAGAAAGGTTAACATTTGTTTTTGTTGCTTTTGCTCCAGGTCCTTCAGCTGCCATAGCGAAAGTGGATACTGCGATTAAAGCTGCTGCTGCGAATGTTTTTACTAATGCCTTCATAATGTCTTTATTTTATTGTGTTAGTTTTTTTTATCTTTTCTTATTTGTTGATTCAAAACTACAACGCAATACGCCCCTAACCTATCGGCTTTAGACTAATGACCAAGAAAACTCGGTGAATGGCGGGAATGGGGAGGTGAAAGTTTACGAATATAGAACAGTTCTGATTGTACCATACTTCAGCATCAACAGTATCACAGACCTTTAAGGTCTGGATTATGCTGGCTTCTTTTCCAATCGGGATCTTAGACCGATCATAAAAAAAGCCAACATACCAAATAAAACGGTTATCCAGGGCGTAAACTGTACGCCCTTAGACACAATGATCAAACCACCTACGGTGGTTCCTAGCGTTACGCCTAAGTTGCCAAATGATGTAGCCAAACTATTGGCAAATTCCATCGCCTCTGGTGCAGATGAAATCATATAAGTAGAGGCATTTAAGAAACTTGGAGAATATAGAAAACCCCATAATACGATTACCAGAATTGTAGCCATAGTATTGCCTCCCGAAAAATGCAGGAGTATAGGAACTATTATAGTCCCCGAAAGAAAAAAAACAGTTGTGTGTGTTATGTTCTTGTTTAATAGTTTACCGGCTGTCCAATTAGCAAATACACCGATAATACCGAATACAAACAGCATATAGCTGACCATGGTTCCGTCCATATCTTTGGCTTTATTTAGATAATCGGCAAAGTAACTATAAGTGGAAAACCAAGCCGCAATCATAAAGAAATTCATTAATGTACTTACAATGAACATCGGTTTTTTCAATATTTTTAACTGACTTCCATAAGATTTTTTTGCTCTCACAGGCATTGCCGGCAATACAAAGTGAATAGCCAATAATGCCACAATGCTGATGATAGCCTGTACTATAAACGAATATTCCCAAGAAAAAATGTTGGCAATATAAGTAGCGAACGGAACAGTTGTTACCATTGCAATAGCAACACCGCTGAACACGATACTCATCAATTCATTTTCGTTCCGTTTATTACCCTGTGAAACCGCTACGGATAAAGCTGTAGCGATATAAACAGGCTGTAAA
The genomic region above belongs to Sphingobacterium zeae and contains:
- a CDS encoding MFS transporter, yielding MKKYAYTGALGFLAIITTEFGIIGILPQIAEHYQIGIDKAGYLLGGFALAIALTGPFMTLLLSGFDRKKVMMTAIFIFLLTGIVSSFSPPFWLLMLVRILPAFLQPVYIATALSVAVSQGNKRNENELMSIVFSGVAIAMVTTVPFATYIANIFSWEYSFIVQAIISIVALLAIHFVLPAMPVRAKKSYGSQLKILKKPMFIVSTLMNFFMIAAWFSTYSYFADYLNKAKDMDGTMVSYMLFVFGIIGVFANWTAGKLLNKNITHTTVFFLSGTIIVPILLHFSGGNTMATILVIVLWGFLYSPSFLNASTYMISSAPEAMEFANSLATSFGNLGVTLGTTVGGLIIVSKGVQFTPWITVLFGMLAFFMIGLRSRLEKKPA